GAGGTCGGACACAGGGCGGTGCACGCGCCGCAGCGGTGGCACTGCCCCGCGTCGATGTGGATCTCGGTGCCGTTCGGCCCTTCGCGAGCGACGATCGCCTGATAGGGACAGCCTTGGACACAGGCTCGACATCCTGCGATGCCGTCACCGCCTGCGGCGCAACGGGACATGTCGAAGACGGGGGGCGGGAGCAAGCTGGGTGCGAGTGCCATCAACGGGACCAATCTGCCGGGGTTCCTGCCATGTCGTGTATGGGCACGATGGTGGCCTGGATCGCTCCACGATAGCTAGGGACCAAGGTCCTGGAGCTTCCCGCCGAATGGCAGCGAACTCCGGCGTGGCTCGTTGCTAGGTTGGCCCGAGGACCACATGGAACCTCAGACGACCGCCCCGCACCTGCCGGTCACCCCAGCGCTCGAACCGATCGACTGGCACGCTCCGGCGACCCGCCACCTGCTCTTCACCGGCAAGGGCGGGGTCGGCAAGACGACCGTCGCCGCGGCCACCGCGGTCGCGCTGGCCGACCAGGGCAGGCGGGTGCTCATCGTCAGCACCGACCCTGCGTCGAACCTCGACGACGTGCTCGGCACCCCGCTGGGCCAGACCCCCACGCCCGTGCATGGGGTCGTGGGACTCGACGGGGTGAACATCGACCCCGAAGCCGCTGCCCACGACTACCGAGAGCGCACCCTGGCGCCGTTCCGCGAGGTGGTGCCCGCGGCCGATCTGGCCTCGATGGAGGAGCAGCTGGCGGGGCAGTGCACCGTCGAGATCGCCGCCTTCGACGAGTTCAGTCTGCTGCTCGGCTCGGAGGCGAACGCGTCGGACTACGACCACATCGTCTTCGACACCGCCCCCACCGGACACACGTTGAGACTGCTCAGCCTTCCCGCCGCGTGGAGCGACTACCTCGTCGACTCCCCCGCGGGAGCGAGCTGTCTGGGACCGCTCGCCGCCCTCGAGGAGAAGCGCCAGCTCTACGAGGGCACCGTCGCCGCGCTGAGCGACTCCACCCGCACGACGGTGATGCTGGTGAGCAGACCCGAACGCTCGGCACTTCGCGAAGCGGCGAGAGCGGCGTCCGAGCTGGCAGCGCTCGGGGTCGAGAACCAGCGTCTGATCATCAACGGCGTGCTCGAACACCCGGCTCCCGACGACGCGATCGCCACGGCCTATGCCCACCGCCAGCGAGCCGCGCTCGACGCGTTGCCGGCACCACTCGACGGGCTTCCCGGGACACGGGTTCCGCTGAGCGGCATCGAGATCACCGGCGCCGAAGCTCTCCGCCACATCATCGGTGGGACCGGCGCTCCCGACCAGGCGCGGTTCGAACCACCCAGCCAGGTCGGGGGCGTGCACGCGCTCGTCGCCGAACTGCTCGAGGCGGGGCCCGGGGTCACGATGGTGATGGGCAAGGGCGGGGTCGGCAAGACGACCGTCGCCGCGGCAGTGGCGGTAGGACTCGCGCGCGCCGGCGCCGACGTGCACCTGGCCACCACCGACCCGGCCGGGCGGTTCAGCGACGTCCTCGACGACACCGACACCTCGGAGCTGGAGGTGACCAGCATCGACCCCGCGGCCGAGCTCCAACGCTATGTCGACACCAAGCTGCGGTCAGCCCGCGACCTGGATCCCCAACAGCGGGCCCTGCTCGAGGAAGATCTCCGCTCGCCCTGCACCGAGGAGATCGCGGTGTTCCAGGCCTTCGCCGGGGTACTGCGCGACGGCCGCCGACGACACGTGGTGGTCGACACGGCGCCGAGTGGACACACACTGATGCTCCTCGACCAGACCGGTGCCTATCACCGCGAGGTGATGCGGACCTCGACCGACGTCGGTGGCCGGATCACGACACCGTTGATGCGGATCCAGAACCCGAGCTTCACTCGGGTGGTGCTGGTCACCCTCGCCGAATCGACCCCGGTGCAGGAGGCGAGCGAACTCCAGGACGACCTCCGCCGGGCCGACATCGAGCCCTACGGCTGGGTCGTCAACGCCAGCCTGTCGGCCACCGGGACCACCGATGGCGTGCTGGCCCAGCGGGCCGCCAACGAGCGACACCACCTCGAACGGGTCCAGACCGAGCTGAGCTCGCGGACCTGGCTGGTGCCGTGGCTCGCCGAGCCCGACGTCGACACGGTGCTCGGTCCCTGACCACCGGCGGACCGGTGACTCAGCCCTGGGGCTCGTCCTCTTCGGGGATGCCGAGATCCCAGCGCAGCGTGAGGTTCTCGCGCTCGGCGTCGCGGGCGACGCGCTCGCGGTTGCGACGGAACTGAGGATCGTGCGGCGGCAGCAGCAGGAGACGGGACAGGACCCGGGTGCGGAACCCCTCGATGACCTTCGGGTCGCCGAACTCGCTGCGCACGTCCCAGTGCGGGGCCACCGGCCCGAGGTAGACCACCACCACGCTGCCCCGTGGCGGCTCGTACTCCTCGGCGATCTGTTCGGACATCTGGGCTCCTGGGAGTGGGATTGGCTGGCCCGACACCCTACCGTGGAGTGATCGGTCGAGCGTGGCCGGAACTTCGCCGGGCGGATTTTGGCTGGAATCGGGAACCAAGTGCCCTTCCGGTCCGTATATACATCGATCGGAGGCGACATGGACAACGAGTGGATGACCAAGGGTCTGTGCAACGACCGGCCCCCGGCCATGTTCTTCCCCAGCGATGGGGTGGGCGTCGAGATCGCCAAGAAGGTGTGCGTCGAGTGCCCGGTCAAGGACCCGTGCCGCGAGTACGCGCTCGCCCACCGGATCGACCACGGGGTGTGGGGCGGCACCTCAGAGCGCGAACGGCGCCGGATCCTGCGGCGCCGTCGGCTCGCGGCCGAAGGCGCCGAGTCGACCAGCTGACCCGCCCGCCGGCCACATGAGCCGTCGCTCGGAGTCAGGCGACCAGATCAGCGGTCAGGCTTCGTCGTTGTTCGACGTGCCCTTGGCCGAGGTGTCGTCCTCGGTTGAGTTGTCGGATGACTTGTTGCTGCCATCGCCGATCTCGTCTTGTCCCTTGCGGAACTCGCGCTGGGCTTCACCGAGCGAACGAGCGAGCTGGGGGAGCTTGGCGCCCCCGAAGAGCACCAAGACGATGACCAGGATGATGGCCAGCTGCCACGGTCCAGGATTCACACCGTCACCCTACCGCCACCGGGGTCAGATGTCAGAGCAGCGACGGGGGAATCGACTTCCGTGATCGAGTGCGTCGTCAACATCAGCGAAGGGCGGGACCCGACGGTGCTCGACGCGCTGGCCGATGCGGCGGGCAACGCGCTGCTGGACCTGCACCGCGACCCCGACCACCACCGCTCCGTGTTCACCCTCGCCGGCGACGAGGCGGTGCATGCCGTGGCGACCGAGGCGGTCGCCCGGATCGACCTCACCACCCACGAGGGGGTGCACCCGCGCATCGGGGTGGTCGATGTCGTCCCGTTCGTGGCCCTCGCTGGGTCAAGCACCGGCGACGCCCGTGCAGCCCGCGACGCCTACGCGGCCTGGTCGGCGGACACGCTCGGGGTCCCCTGCTTCCTGTACGGTCCCGAACGGACCCTGCCCGAGATCCGCCGCGGTGCCTTCAGCGAGCTCGCCCCCGACACGGGACCTGCGGCGCCGCACCCCACCGCAGGGGCGTCCGCGGTCGGCTGGCGCGACCTGCTCGTCGCCTACAACCTGTGGCTCGCCGACACCGACCTGGCGACGGCCCGTGGAATCGCCCGCTCGTTGCGGGGCCCGGCGGTGCGGGCCCTGGGGTTGCAGGTCCGAGACCAGGTGCAGGTGTCGATGAACCTGATCGATCCGATGTCGACCGGGCCGGCCGAGGTGTTCGACCAGGTGGCCCGGCAGGCCGAGATCGCCCGGGCAGAGCTGGTCGGGCTCGTCCCCGCCCGCGTCCTGGAACGCATCCCGAACCGCCGGTGGCGCGAGCTGGATCTCGACGCCGACCGCACGATCGAAGCCCGGGTCGAAGCCCAGGGTCTTGGCTGGGAGTGATCAGGCGCTGGCGGGCTTGACCGCCACCGCCGTGCCGCGCGCGATCGCACGCTGACGGCGGATGCGACGACGTTCACGCTCGCTCATGCCGCCCCAGATGCCGAACTTCTCGCCGTGGGCCAAGGCGTACTCGAGGCAGTCGACACGCACGACGCATCCGCGGCACACCTCCTTGGCCTCTCGAGTCGAGGCGCCCCGTTCGGGGAAGAACAGGTCGGGGTCGACCCCCAGGCAGTTGGCGTAGTCCTGCCAGCCCTTGTCATCAGGTCCGTCGACAGAGTGCTCTCGCATGTGTCGACCTCCTCCGGGTTCGTGTCGGCCATTCGGCCGGTCGGATGCTGCGTTAAGCCCGCTGGTGACTCGATCCCCTCAGTCTGAGCTGCTGCCCATACCACAGGCGTAATTACAACGGTGTGATCATCCCCCACATCTGCCGAAAACGCAACCCCGAACCCGGGGCGCAGGGCCGAACGGCCTACTCGACCCCGGTCGCCGACACCGGTTCGTCCACCGGTCCCAGCGTCTCGGAGATCAGTTCGGCGAGAGCCCGGCGTCCCTCGGGGGCCAGGTGCAACCCGTCCCAGGACCAGTCCGGGTTGGCGGCGATGAGCGATGCCCAGTCGGCCACCCGCATGTTCGGCCACCGCTCGGCGGCCTCGTGGATCTGCACGTTCATCTGAGCCCGGGTGGGCGACACCTCCGAGAGGGTGACCCACACCACCCGCGGCACCCACCACAGGCTGCCCATGACCTCGTCGATCTGGCTGGCGTAGTCGCCGCGCTCGCCCGCGATGTAGTTGTTGCCGAGGTGGATCACCACCGCTTCACCGATCTCGTCACGGCGCTGCTCGAAGAGATCGACCGCCTGGGCGAGACGGCGACTCCCCACGGCGTCGTAGGTGACCGACCACTCCGACAACTCGATCGGGATCACCGATGCGGTGCCGATCAGGACCGAGTCGCCCACGACCAGCACGCTGTTGCGCCCGGGCGGTCCAGGTGGATCGGCCACCGGTGCCGGCGGGTCGACGCTGCGGTCCACGACGGTGGTCGAGGTGGTGGGGACCAACGGCAGGGTCGATGAGGTGACCTCAGGGGTGGGGGTCGGCTCGGTCGTGTCCGGGGTCGGCTCGGTCGTGTCGGGAGCCGGCTTCGCCGGCTCGAGTTTGGGGTCGGGTGCCGGGGCCCCCAGATCGACGTCGGGCTCGGCACGCTCGGTGTCCGCGCCCTCGACGGCCTCACCGAAGGAGGTGTCGGCGCACGCGGTCGAGACGACCGCGACCACGAGGGCCACGGCCACCATCGCCGACCGGACCGCCTGCCCGCAGGTTGGGGGAAGTCGCTCGAACACCGTGTCCTCTCCGGGGACGCATCCCCGCGCGCGCCGCCCGCTGGTTCACAGTGTAGGGGGACGACCCCTCGTTCAGGCCCGCGCCCCGCGACCGCGCATCATCTGCTTCTTCTGCTCGATGAAGTCGACCAGCACGTAGTCGCCGAGGTTCTCGGGGGTGGTGAAGAACGCCCGCCCCTTGTTCATCTCGGTGAGCCGCTCGATGAAGGTCTGCAAGTAGCTGTTGGCGTCGAGCATGAAGGTGTTGATGCGGATGTCGTCGCGGGTGCAGCGCTGCACCTCTTGCAGGGTGGCGTCGACGGTCTCCTGCACCGGCGGGTAGCTGAAGAACGGCTCGCCGTTGGGGAGGATGTGGGCGGTGGGCTCACCGTCGGTGATCATGATGATCTGCTTGGTGCCGCTCTGGCGGGCCAGCATCCTGCGGGCCAGCGCGAACCCGTGCTGCATGTTGGTGCCGTAGACGAAGTCCCACGACACCTCGGGGAGTTGCTCGGCGGTGAGCTCGCGTGCCACCTCCGAGAAGCCGACCAACCCCAGGAAGTCGCGGGGGAACTGGCTCGAGATCAACGAGTGCAGCGCCATGGCGACCTTCTTGGCCGGAAGGAAGTTGTCGCGCATGGGCATCGACAGCGACAGGTCGAGCATCAGGACCGTGGAGGACCGGACCAGGTTCTCGGTGCGTTCGACCTCGAAGTCGTCGGGGACGAGCCGAACCGGGGTCCCACCACCGGTGCGCTGGATCGCGTTGCGGACGGTGCGCTCGATGTTCAGGTTGAACGCGTCGCCGAACTCGTAGGGCTTGGTGTCGAAGTCGCGCTCGTGGCCCGCCCCGACCTCTTCGAGCTGGTGACGACCCAGCTTGTCCTGGGCGAGCTTGCGGAACAGGTCGTTGAGGGCGTTCTGTCCGAGCCGGCGGATCGCCCGGGGCGTGAGCTCGAAGTGGCCTTCCTTGTTGTTGATCAGCCCGGCGTCTTCGAGCATCTTGGCCATCTCGGCCATGCGCTCGAGACTGCGGGCGGCGTCGTCTCCCAGCATCTCGCGAGCGCGCTCGGTGTCGACCTCGGACAACGCACCGGGGTTGGTGGCGCCCCGCAGAAGGTTCTCGAGCTGATCGATGTCGCCCAGCTCCTGCATCATCTCGGCCGCCTCGGCGAAGCCCAGCGGGTCCTGGCCCCGGAAGTCGAAGCTGCGATTCCACCCCATGTCGGGGAACGCCTGCTGCAGGTTGCGTGACAGCTGGTCGGCCTGGAAGGCGAGGTCCATGTCCTCGAGGAGCTGCTCGCTGAGCCCCTGCAGCTGGGCCCGCTGCTCGGGGGTCATCGAGTTGAGCATCGCCTGCATGTTGGCCATGCGCTCGGCCATGACCTCGAGCAGCTCGTCGAGGTTCTGGGGGTTCTCGGGGAAGAAGTCGCCGTAGCGATCCATGAACCCCTCGAAGTCGGGCTCCTGACCCTGCTCGCGCTGTTCGAGCATGTGGTTGAGCTCGGACATCATGTCCTTCATCCGAGCCATGTCCTCGGGCGTCATGTTCTGCACCGCGCCCGACATCTGGTCGACGTACTGCTGCATCAGCTGCTGTCGGAGCTGGTCGAGCAGCCCGTCGAAGCGCTCCTGGGCCTCGGCCGAGGTGAAGTCGTAGTCTTGGAGCTGCTTGACCTGACCGGCGAGGTCGGGCGGCAACATGTCGAGATCCATCTGCTTGCCGGCCACCGACTCCTCGACGACCTCCTGGCGGCGTTGGTCGCCGGAGTTGCGGGCGTCTTCGGCCAGCTGGTCGAGCGCCTCGCGCTCGGTGTCGACCACGTCTCGCAACTCTTGGGCGATGTCGTCGTAGACGCCACCCAGGTCGTACTGGTCGAGCTGGTCCTTGCGACGCCGGCGGAGCTTCTCGAGCATCTCCCGCACGCCCTGCATCCGCTCGCCGTTGCGGTCCTCGAACCCGGACTGCATCATCCGGCGCAGCGCGGCGTTCAGGTCACCGTGGTAGAGGAGGTCGTCGGTGATCTCCTCGAGGATGTCGTACGCGTCGAGCTCGAACCCGGTCTGGGTGCCGTCCCAGCGGGAGTAGGAGAACCGCGACGAGCCGGGCATGGCTCAGGTCCGTCCTCGGTAGGAGGACCTGGTTCCCGCGGCGTCCTTGTTCAGGCGCTTGGACAAGTGGAGCCCCTCGAGCACGAGCTCGACGGCGCTGGCGATGTGGGCCGGTGAGGTCTCGGCTCCGACCAGCGCCTCGACAGGACCGCCGAGCGCGGGGACCGACTCGAGCAGGTTGACGTAGTCGGCGGCGGCGACGTCCTCGCCGGCGTCGACCACGACACCCTCCTCGAACGCGTCGAGGATGGGGCGGAAGTGCTCGGCGTCGACTCGCTCCTTGAACACGGTGAGCACTGCGGCCCGCAGGAGGTGTTCGATGATCTGGCCGTCGCGGCCGTCGTCGAGGGTCTCGATCTCGACCTTGCCCGAGGTGGAGCTGGCCAGGGCATCGAGGTCGGACACCCGGGGCACGACCTCGGACTCGCCGGTTCGCAGCGCTCGGCGGGCGGCGTTGGCGACGAGGGTCTCGAGGTTGGCCACGGTGAGGCGCACCGACACACCCGAGCGCTGGTTGATGTGGGGGCTCTGGCGGGCCAGGTGGCTGAGGGTGGCCACGATCTCGGTCATGAAGTCCGGAACGTGCACCTCGACCCCGGGTGCCTCGAGGGGCCGGGCCTCCTGCTGGGCGATCTCGACCTCGATGGCGACGTCGAGCGGGTAGTGGGTGCGGATCTGGGCGCCGAAACGGTCCTTGAGCGGGGTGATGAGCCGCCCACGGTTGGTGTAGTCCTCGGGGTTGGCGGAGGCGAAGAGCATGACGTCGAGGGGGAGGCGGATCTTGTAGCCCCGGATCTGGACGTCGCGCTCCTCCAACACGTTGAGCAGGCCGACCTGGATGCGCTCGGCGAGGTCGGGAAGCTCGTTGATGGCGAAGATGCCCCGGTTGGTGCGGGGCACCAGGCCGTAGTGGAGCGTGAGCTCGTCGGAGAGGTAGCGGCCCTCGGCGACCTTGATCGGGTCGACCTCGCCGATGAGGTCGGCGATCGAGGTGTCGGGGGTGGCCAGCTTCTCGCCGTAGCGCTGGTCGCGGTGGACCCAGTCGATGGGGGTGTCGTCGCCCAGGTCGGCGAGGAGGTCCTTGGCGTGCTTGGACACCGGGTGGTAGGGATCGTCGTTGATCTCGGAACCCTCGACGATGGGCATCCACTCGTCGAGCAGACCGGTGAGGGCACGGATCATGCGGGTCTTGGCCTGGCCCCGCTCGCCGAGAAAGATCACGTCGTGTCCGGCGAGGAGCGCGTTCTCGAGCTGTGGGAGCACGGTGTTCTCGTAGCCGAGCACGGCCGGGAACAGTGGTTCTCCGGCAGCGATGCAGGTGACGGCGTTGCGCCGCACCTCCTCTTTGACGGGAAGGGACTCCCAGCCCGACTCGCGGAGCTGGCCGAGGGTTGCTGGTCGCGACATGCAATCGACGCTATCGGTTTCGATTCGAGTTGGCCGCGCGGCACCACCACCCGCCGGACGGCCCTGTTCGTTCCGGTCGAGCTGCCCGGTAGCGTCGTTGCGTGATCCCGATCGACCTGTCGGGCCGGTGGCGAGCGGCCCTGGCCGACCCGGAGCGGCGACGGCGGTTCAGCGCGCCCGAGCTCGACGACGGCGACGACCCCGACTGGCACGACCTGGACGTCCCCGGCCACTGGCGCTGTGCGCCCCCCTTCGCCGACACCGACGGGCCGATCCTGTATCGGCGTCGATTCGACGTCGATTCGACGACCGCCTCCGGGGAGCGAATCGGCAGCGATTCGCCGCCGAGCGGGCCGGAGCGGTGGTGGCTGGTGCTCGACGGGATCTTCTACCAGGGGGACGTGTGGCTCGACGGGCGGTACCTGGGCGACACCGAGGGCTACTTCTTCGCCCACCAGTTCGAGGCCACCGACGCCATCGCCGCACGCACCGAGCACCTGCTCGCGGTCGAGGTGGCCTGCCCACCCCAGACCGACCGCACCCACAAGCGCAGCCTCACCGGCTCGTTCCAGCACTCGAGCTGGCTCGACCCAGCCTGGAACCCGGGCGGCATCTGGCGCCCCGTCCGGCTCGTGCGTTCCGGCCCGCTGCGGATCCGCCACGCCCGGCTCCGCTGCATCGAGGCCACCGAACAGCAGGCGGTTCTGGCACTGCGGGCGGTGATCGACGCCACCTCACAGACCACCGCCACGCTGCGCACCACCGCCGTCCCGTCCGATGGAACCGGGGCAGGGATCGACCACGAGCTCGAGCACATCGTCGCCGCCGGCGAGAACCGCGTCGAGTGGACCATCACCATCGACCGACCGGCGCGCTGGTGGCCACACGCCCTGGGCGACCAGGTGCTGCACGACATCGACGTGGAGGTGTTCCACCCCGACGACGGGCCCGAGACACCACCGAGCGACCACGTCCGGTTCCGCACCGGGCTCCGGACCGTGCGCATGGACCGCTGGATCCTGTCGGTCAACGGCGAACGACTGTTCTGCAAGGGCACGAACCTCGGCCCAACCCGCCAAGCCCTCGGCGCCGCCTCCACCGAGGAGATCACCGCCGACGTGGCGGCAGCCAAGGACCTGGGCATGGACCTGATCCGGGTCCACAGCCACATCGCCCGACCCGAGCTCTACGACGCCGCCGACGAAGCGGGGATGCTCGTCTGGCAGGACCTACCGCTGCAGTGGGCCTACCAGCGCGGTGTCCGCCAGCAGGCGCTGCGCCAGGCTCGCGAGGCGGTCGACCTCCTCGCCCACCGACCGTCGGTCGCGGTGTGGTGCGGCCACAGCGAGCCCCTCCCCGGCGGGCTCGACGCCGTGGGCCACGATCTCGGGGCGACCCGACGCGACCAGCTCCGCCGCCAGGTCGGCCAGGCCCTGCCATCGTGGAACAAGAACCTGCTCGATCCCTCCATCCGACGGGCGCTGCGCACGACCGACGGCACCAGGCCGGTCATCTCCGGCTCGGGGCTGCTGCCGCAGCTGCCCATGCTCGACGGCACCGACACCCACCTGTTCTACGGCTGGGAGTACGGCGACATCGGCGACCTCGCCTCGGCCGCGGCCCGCTGGCCACGACTGGTGCGCTTCGTCAGCGAGTTCGGCGCCCAGGCGGTGCCCAGCAGCGCCGACTTCTGCGAACCCCACCGATGGCCCGATCTCGACTGGGACCGGCTCGGCTCCTGCCATGGGCTCCGCCGCGACCTGCTCGACTGCATCGCCGACCCCGCGGACCACGCCACGTTCGAGGGATGGCGAGCCGCGACCCAGGCCCACCAGGCCGCCCTCCTGCGGCGCCAGATCGAGGCGCTGCGCCTGCTGAAGTACCGACCCACCGGCGGGTTCGCCCAGTTCCTGCTGGCCGACGGGCACCCCGCGATCAGCCACTCCCTCCTCGACCACGACCGGCAGCCCAAGGCGGCCTACGACGCGGTGAAGGCAGCGTGCGCCCCGGTGGTCGTGGTCGCCCGCACCGGCCCGGCCAGCCGGCGCGACGCCCTGGCGCTCGACCTCTACCTGGTGAGCGACCGCCGCGACGGCATCGACCAGGTGAGCGTCGAAGCGACCCTGGACGGGCGGTCGCCACGCCGGTGGACCAGCGACGTCGGCCCCGACACCTGCTCGTTCGTCGGCACCGTCGAGGTCCCGAACACGACCGAACCGGAGGCGGTGGTGCTCGACCTGCGAGCCGACGCCCCCGGGGCCGGGCCGCTCACCACGAACCGGTACGTGATCGACCCCACCCGGGGCACCGTGACCTGAGCTGACATCGGTGCGGCGGAACGACCAGCGTGGCTGGCGGCCCGACGGTTCGCCCGCGCACTGGAGCCAGGAGTAGTTTCGGTCCGACAGCGAACGCGAGCGCCGCGCCGGTCGACCACCGGAGCTGCTCGCCCCCCCACCTCACCTGCCGGAGGCACGACCACCGATGCAGCAAGCGACCGAGCGGCCCGACACCGTTCGCCCGATCAGGCAACGGCCCACCCGCCAGCTGCCGTTCCCGCTGAACCTGTACCAGACCGCGGTCGGCAAGAAGTGGGTGATGGCCATCACCGGCATCATCCTGCTCGGCTACGTCCTGGTCCACATGATCGGCAACCTGAAGCTCTACTACGGGCCGGCCGACATGAACGCCTACGGCGAGTGGCTCCG
This genomic interval from Acidimicrobiales bacterium contains the following:
- the arsA gene encoding arsenical pump-driving ATPase; the encoded protein is MEPQTTAPHLPVTPALEPIDWHAPATRHLLFTGKGGVGKTTVAAATAVALADQGRRVLIVSTDPASNLDDVLGTPLGQTPTPVHGVVGLDGVNIDPEAAAHDYRERTLAPFREVVPAADLASMEEQLAGQCTVEIAAFDEFSLLLGSEANASDYDHIVFDTAPTGHTLRLLSLPAAWSDYLVDSPAGASCLGPLAALEEKRQLYEGTVAALSDSTRTTVMLVSRPERSALREAARAASELAALGVENQRLIINGVLEHPAPDDAIATAYAHRQRAALDALPAPLDGLPGTRVPLSGIEITGAEALRHIIGGTGAPDQARFEPPSQVGGVHALVAELLEAGPGVTMVMGKGGVGKTTVAAAVAVGLARAGADVHLATTDPAGRFSDVLDDTDTSELEVTSIDPAAELQRYVDTKLRSARDLDPQQRALLEEDLRSPCTEEIAVFQAFAGVLRDGRRRHVVVDTAPSGHTLMLLDQTGAYHREVMRTSTDVGGRITTPLMRIQNPSFTRVVLVTLAESTPVQEASELQDDLRRADIEPYGWVVNASLSATGTTDGVLAQRAANERHHLERVQTELSSRTWLVPWLAEPDVDTVLGP
- a CDS encoding magnesium chelatase, with translation MSRPATLGQLRESGWESLPVKEEVRRNAVTCIAAGEPLFPAVLGYENTVLPQLENALLAGHDVIFLGERGQAKTRMIRALTGLLDEWMPIVEGSEINDDPYHPVSKHAKDLLADLGDDTPIDWVHRDQRYGEKLATPDTSIADLIGEVDPIKVAEGRYLSDELTLHYGLVPRTNRGIFAINELPDLAERIQVGLLNVLEERDVQIRGYKIRLPLDVMLFASANPEDYTNRGRLITPLKDRFGAQIRTHYPLDVAIEVEIAQQEARPLEAPGVEVHVPDFMTEIVATLSHLARQSPHINQRSGVSVRLTVANLETLVANAARRALRTGESEVVPRVSDLDALASSTSGKVEIETLDDGRDGQIIEHLLRAAVLTVFKERVDAEHFRPILDAFEEGVVVDAGEDVAAADYVNLLESVPALGGPVEALVGAETSPAHIASAVELVLEGLHLSKRLNKDAAGTRSSYRGRT
- a CDS encoding twin-arginine translocase TatA/TatE family subunit, with protein sequence MNPGPWQLAIILVIVLVLFGGAKLPQLARSLGEAQREFRKGQDEIGDGSNKSSDNSTEDDTSAKGTSNNDEA
- a CDS encoding WhiB family transcriptional regulator → MDNEWMTKGLCNDRPPAMFFPSDGVGVEIAKKVCVECPVKDPCREYALAHRIDHGVWGGTSERERRRILRRRRLAAEGAESTS
- a CDS encoding WhiB family transcriptional regulator; this encodes MREHSVDGPDDKGWQDYANCLGVDPDLFFPERGASTREAKEVCRGCVVRVDCLEYALAHGEKFGIWGGMSERERRRIRRQRAIARGTAVAVKPASA